CCCCCGAGAAGGTCAATCGACTGCTTATCCGGACTTATCTCAAACAGCTTTTGGAGGACGGGTTCTTCCACGCCGATCCGCATCCGGGCAATCTGCTTGTGATGCCAGATGGGCGGCTTGCGTTCTTTGACTTCGGCATGGTCGGGCGGATCTCGCCGGAACTGCAGTCAAAGATGATCGATGCATTCTTTCACGTCGTCAGCAAAGATCCGGCCGGGATCGCGCAAGATCTTATCGACCTCAATTTCTTGAAGCCCGGCGTCGATGCTGCGGCGGTGCGTCCGGTGGTCGAGAAGATGTTCGAGTTTCACCTGAACCTGAAGCTCAAGGATGTAAATTTCAAAGAGTTGACCTACGACCTGGCGGATGTGATGTACGATTACCCGTTCCGCCTGCCGTCTAATTTTACTTACATAATGCGGGCTTTGATGACGCTCGAGGGTATTGGCATCATCACCGACCCCGAGTTCAACTTCTTTGAAACCGCGAAGCCCTACGCCAAAGAATTTATGCTCAAACGCGAGGGCCGCGACTTCCGCAAGATCTTCGTCGACAAAATAATGGGCCGCGAAGACGGCGGCAAGATCGACTGGGACCGCACATGGAAACTCGCGAAAATGGCCGTGAAGACCGTCTTGAACACGGGTAAGTAATTCTTGCATCGATCGGGTTACTGTTTTACGATACTCTTATGGATGCTGATACCGTAAAACTATCGTCAAAGTTTCAGGTGGTCATACCGCAAAAGGTGAGGGAGCGAATGAACCTCAAGCCCGGGACTCGGTTTCGCGTGGTCGATGTCGGCGGGACCGTCGAACTAATTCCGATACGGCCGATCGAAGAGTATAAAGGGATATTGCGCGGTAAGCTCACGGATACTGAGATCGAACGCGAGGACGACCGGTTGTGAGCGGCCGAAACGTCGTAGATTCTTCAGGTTGGCTTGAGTTCTTGACTGGGTCAAGCCGCTCGCGGGTCTTTCTGCCTGCGATCAAGGACACGAAGAACCTGATCGTCCCCGTCATTTCGGTCTATGAGGTGGTGAAGCGAGTCTTGCGTGATGGCGATGAAGCCGATGCAAGAAACGCTATTCAGGCAATGACGCTCGGCCAAACGGTTGATATTGACCTGTCGTTGGCACTGCAAGCCGCTCGATACAAACTCCCGATGGCAGACAGCATCATTTACGCGACCGCCCAATACCATCAGGCAACACTCTGGACACAGGATGAGGATTTTGAAGGCCTTCCGGGTGTCCGCTATTTTCCAAAGTGAAGATCCTCGTTCCCTACAAGCTTGAAGACCCCGCGATGCTGTTGTCGAAAGAGCCTGCAATTCATAGGGATTCAGACTCCGTAGCCATCGAAACGTATTGGAATGGCGATAGATGCTCGTTGGGCCGAGTATTTGCCTGTTCATTGTCCTGGAGCGATTCCGGACTTTCGGTCACATTTGACGGACGGCAGGACGAACCGGTGATCGCGTCAGCTGATCCTGTTCTGGAAAGGAAATCGATCGGGCTTTGGGAGCGGGATGTCTGCGAGATATTTATTGCTCCGGATAGGAATGGGCCGCGTCGGTATTTTGAGTTTGAGGTCGCGCCGACGGGCGAGTGGCTTGATCTTGCTATTGACCTGACGAGCGGCGAGCGGGTGACGGACTGGGACTACAACTCAGGGATGGAAGCCGCGGCAAAGACAGAGGACGGCCGCGTGCTGATGGCGATGAAGATCCCATGGGAGGCCTTTGGGCGAAAGCCGAAGGCCGGCGATGTCTGGCTTGGCAACATCTTTCGCTGCGTCGGCGAGGGCGAAACCCGCGGCTACCTCGCCTGGCAGCCGACAATGACCGAAAAGCCAAACTTCCATGTACCGGAAAAGTTCGGCGAGTTTCACTTCATCAAGTGAGATCAGCCCTGAATTAGTTTTTCATTGATCAGTAAAGCGCCCCAGGCGAGGCTGAAGAGGCCGGCGAGGACGCGGATCCCTTGATTGAGGAAGTCGAAACGGCCGGCGGTGAAGCGGAGCGGTAGGCCCATCAGTAGGCTCATTATCATCATTCCCGCGATCGAGCCCACACCAAAGATCACTAGATAGAACATAGCGACAGCGGGCGAAGAGATGGTCGGCAGGACGAGCAGCATCAGTCCGGCACTTCCGGCGAGGCCGTGGACGAGCCCGACCGCGACTGCTCGCGGTGCAAAGCGATGGTGCGAGCGTTCGGCGGCCTCATCTTTATGCGTATGTATATGCGTGTGGGCGTGGCCCCCGTGTTCGTGGGTGTGGGCGTGGATCTTTTCGGCGGTGAAGATCTTTCGTAGTGCATTGAGCCCGAGCAAGACGAGCATTATTCCGACGATTCCCTCAAGCCATGCCTCGGTGCTTTCAGAGATCTGCAGCTTGGCAAAGATGACAAGTGCCCCAACCGCGACCAGCGAGATGGTGTGCCCGAGCCCCCAAAAGCCGCCAATGATCGAGGCTGTCCAAACACGCTTGTGTTCGCTGACGATGGCCGAGACCGCCGCTAGATGATCGGCCTCAACGGCATGATAAAGCCCAAAGAGAAAGCCGATGACCAGCACGGCGATGGCCGATTGTTCGGGCGTTGGCGAAAGAAGTTGTTCCATTAAGTGCCTTGCCGGCCAAAGCCGGGACTCCAAACCTAGACCGTCATTCCTCCATCGACCGCGATGGTCTGGCCGGTGATGTAGCTCGAGGCATCGGAAGCGAGAA
This window of the Acidobacteriota bacterium genome carries:
- a CDS encoding sulfite exporter TauE/SafE family protein, coding for MEQLLSPTPEQSAIAVLVIGFLFGLYHAVEADHLAAVSAIVSEHKRVWTASIIGGFWGLGHTISLVAVGALVIFAKLQISESTEAWLEGIVGIMLVLLGLNALRKIFTAEKIHAHTHEHGGHAHTHIHTHKDEAAERSHHRFAPRAVAVGLVHGLAGSAGLMLLVLPTISSPAVAMFYLVIFGVGSIAGMMIMSLLMGLPLRFTAGRFDFLNQGIRVLAGLFSLAWGALLINEKLIQG
- a CDS encoding carbohydrate-binding family 9-like protein, which produces MSWSDSGLSVTFDGRQDEPVIASADPVLERKSIGLWERDVCEIFIAPDRNGPRRYFEFEVAPTGEWLDLAIDLTSGERVTDWDYNSGMEAAAKTEDGRVLMAMKIPWEAFGRKPKAGDVWLGNIFRCVGEGETRGYLAWQPTMTEKPNFHVPEKFGEFHFIK
- a CDS encoding type II toxin-antitoxin system VapC family toxin: MSGRNVVDSSGWLEFLTGSSRSRVFLPAIKDTKNLIVPVISVYEVVKRVLRDGDEADARNAIQAMTLGQTVDIDLSLALQAARYKLPMADSIIYATAQYHQATLWTQDEDFEGLPGVRYFPK
- a CDS encoding AbrB/MazE/SpoVT family DNA-binding domain-containing protein, with amino-acid sequence MDADTVKLSSKFQVVIPQKVRERMNLKPGTRFRVVDVGGTVELIPIRPIEEYKGILRGKLTDTEIEREDDRL